The following coding sequences lie in one Thalassoglobus polymorphus genomic window:
- a CDS encoding DUF1553 domain-containing protein produces the protein MRKPAPWWSTLFCLLCVPQLGNAEDVNVPRFESEIRPIFREFCFDCHGATTEMEANLDLRLVRFLKRGGDSGPAIDLDNASASLLLERLKSGEMPPGEARVPAEKIAILERWIQGGALTHRPEPEEIGDGVPLSVEERSYWAYQPITPPAIPEMKEERVRTPIDALILAAMPEGLSFSEDADRLTLIKRVYFDLTGLPPAPDELKHWLETTDADWYDKLLTAVLASPHYGERWSRHWLDVAGYADSEGFTNKDATRPWVWKYRDYVIHSLNADKPFDRFVTEQLAGDELAGPKQGDWTAEQIELLTATGFLRLAADGTGSGDNSPEARNKVIADTMKIVGNSLMGMSLNCAQCHDHRYDPISHADYFAVRSVFEPALDWKQWKTPPQRLVSLYTQADREAAAKIEAEVKKIAAEKSVKQKEYMQQALEKELLKYDEPLRQQLKSAYETAVKERTPEQKQLLDKNPSVKITPGVLYQYLPKAAEELKGFDKKIAEIRKQKPPEEFLRVLTEPANHAVVTKLFHRGDHNQPKQEIEPGPVAVVMPEGKAEPFPRDNPELPTSGRRLAFAHWLSSKENPLMARTIVNRVWMHHFGVGLVPTAGDFGKLGGEPSHPELLDWLAASFVEEGWSLKKLHRVILSSTTWRQSTFRDPAKNELDQENRFYWRKSLQRLDAEIVRDRMLAASGSLSAEIGGAPAAIKEDETGQVVVDGSQSRRSLYVQVRRSQPVAMLQMFDAPVMEVNCESRSSSTVATQSLMLLNGEFILDQAGKLADRAMKDAPPLTADRLAALPKIPDSASSWSYGYGMYDETTKRTIFTPYPVWGDNRWQGGEKVPDPVIGWSFVNSTGGHPGKPDKGSIRRWTAKSAGEFKITGKLSHGSPNGDGVRGRIVSSVQGLLGEWNVLNGSKPTPVKVHTVTAGETIDFVLDCLANENSDSFTWTSEVAFTPEEGTPQTFDSKAQFHGPLPDGRDLPAQIQQAWEFALCRKPEQSELNLAVSFAAQQIASFETTPQGVPEGSTAHRQALVNLCQMLLTSNEFLYID, from the coding sequence GTGAGAAAACCTGCGCCATGGTGGTCAACCCTTTTCTGTCTGCTCTGTGTTCCTCAGCTTGGAAATGCAGAGGATGTGAATGTCCCTCGCTTTGAGTCAGAGATCAGACCGATCTTTCGAGAGTTCTGCTTCGACTGTCACGGCGCAACCACAGAGATGGAAGCCAATCTCGACTTGCGTCTTGTCCGATTCCTGAAACGAGGCGGAGATTCTGGACCCGCGATTGACTTGGACAACGCATCTGCCAGCCTGCTGCTGGAACGATTGAAATCAGGCGAAATGCCACCTGGGGAAGCCCGTGTCCCCGCTGAGAAAATTGCGATTCTGGAACGCTGGATTCAAGGTGGAGCACTCACGCATCGACCAGAACCAGAAGAGATTGGTGATGGAGTTCCGCTAAGTGTCGAAGAACGAAGTTACTGGGCCTATCAGCCGATCACGCCTCCTGCGATTCCGGAGATGAAAGAAGAGAGAGTCCGCACGCCGATCGATGCACTGATCCTCGCTGCGATGCCAGAGGGCTTGTCGTTCTCCGAAGATGCAGACCGACTGACACTCATCAAACGAGTCTACTTTGACCTCACCGGTCTCCCCCCTGCACCTGACGAACTGAAGCACTGGCTCGAAACGACCGATGCCGACTGGTACGACAAGTTGCTCACCGCAGTCCTTGCTTCGCCTCACTATGGCGAACGCTGGTCACGCCACTGGCTGGACGTTGCAGGCTATGCCGATTCAGAAGGGTTTACGAACAAAGACGCTACTCGCCCATGGGTCTGGAAATATCGTGACTATGTGATTCATTCGCTGAACGCAGACAAACCTTTCGACCGCTTTGTGACAGAGCAACTTGCTGGTGACGAACTCGCCGGACCGAAACAGGGAGACTGGACAGCTGAACAAATCGAACTCCTGACAGCGACCGGATTTTTACGACTCGCAGCTGACGGAACCGGCTCAGGCGACAACAGCCCCGAAGCGCGAAACAAAGTGATTGCCGACACCATGAAGATTGTCGGGAATTCGCTGATGGGTATGAGCCTGAATTGTGCTCAGTGTCACGATCACCGTTACGATCCAATTTCACATGCCGACTACTTCGCCGTCCGTTCTGTCTTTGAACCAGCTCTCGATTGGAAGCAATGGAAAACACCTCCCCAACGGCTCGTTTCACTTTATACTCAGGCCGATCGCGAAGCGGCTGCCAAGATTGAAGCAGAAGTCAAAAAGATCGCTGCGGAGAAAAGCGTCAAGCAAAAAGAATACATGCAGCAGGCACTTGAGAAGGAACTGCTGAAGTATGACGAGCCCTTACGCCAGCAACTGAAATCTGCATACGAAACAGCCGTCAAAGAACGTACCCCTGAACAAAAGCAACTGCTCGACAAGAATCCGAGTGTCAAGATCACTCCAGGAGTGCTCTATCAGTACCTCCCTAAAGCTGCCGAGGAACTCAAAGGGTTTGATAAAAAGATTGCCGAAATCCGCAAACAGAAACCACCTGAAGAATTCCTGCGAGTTCTGACAGAGCCAGCAAACCATGCAGTGGTCACAAAGCTCTTTCATCGTGGAGACCACAATCAACCGAAGCAGGAGATCGAACCAGGACCGGTTGCCGTTGTGATGCCAGAAGGAAAAGCAGAACCGTTCCCGCGAGACAATCCTGAACTCCCCACTAGTGGACGGCGTCTTGCTTTTGCTCACTGGCTCAGCTCAAAAGAGAATCCGTTGATGGCCAGAACAATTGTAAACCGAGTCTGGATGCACCACTTCGGCGTCGGACTTGTCCCTACAGCAGGAGATTTCGGCAAGCTGGGTGGAGAACCTTCACACCCAGAACTACTCGACTGGCTGGCTGCGAGCTTCGTGGAAGAAGGTTGGAGCTTAAAGAAATTACATCGAGTGATCCTCTCTTCCACAACTTGGCGACAATCGACATTTCGTGATCCTGCTAAGAACGAACTCGACCAGGAAAACCGTTTCTACTGGCGGAAGTCATTACAGCGACTCGATGCTGAAATTGTCCGGGATCGAATGTTGGCAGCTTCAGGAAGCTTAAGTGCCGAGATCGGCGGCGCCCCTGCCGCAATCAAAGAAGACGAAACCGGTCAGGTCGTGGTCGATGGTTCGCAATCTCGCCGCAGCTTGTACGTTCAAGTTCGGCGATCCCAACCCGTCGCGATGCTGCAAATGTTCGATGCCCCAGTGATGGAAGTGAACTGCGAATCGCGGTCTTCGTCGACCGTTGCGACTCAATCACTCATGCTGCTCAATGGGGAATTTATTCTCGATCAAGCTGGAAAACTTGCGGATCGTGCAATGAAAGATGCCCCCCCACTCACAGCTGACCGTCTCGCAGCTCTCCCCAAAATCCCCGACTCGGCATCTTCGTGGTCGTACGGGTATGGCATGTATGACGAAACAACAAAGCGAACGATCTTTACTCCATACCCCGTGTGGGGAGACAACCGCTGGCAAGGAGGAGAGAAAGTTCCCGATCCCGTAATCGGCTGGTCCTTCGTGAATTCAACCGGTGGACACCCCGGCAAACCGGACAAAGGTTCGATTCGTCGCTGGACTGCGAAGTCAGCTGGTGAATTCAAGATTACTGGCAAACTGAGCCATGGAAGCCCGAATGGTGATGGCGTACGCGGACGCATCGTCTCTTCAGTGCAAGGCTTACTCGGTGAATGGAATGTTCTCAACGGATCGAAACCAACTCCAGTAAAAGTTCACACTGTGACCGCAGGCGAAACGATTGACTTCGTTCTCGACTGCCTGGCTAATGAGAACTCTGATTCCTTCACTTGGACTTCCGAAGTGGCGTTTACACCCGAAGAGGGAACGCCACAGACTTTCGATTCCAAAGCACAGTTCCATGGACCACTCCCAGACGGTCGTGACCTGCCTGCTCAAATCCAACAAGCCTGGGAATTCGCGTTATGCCGCAAACCCGAACAGTCCGAATTGAACCTGGCTGTCTCATTTGCAGCCCAGCAAATCGCCAGCTTCGAAACGACCCCGCAAGGAGTCCCCGAAGGGAGTACTGCTCATCGGCAGGCTCTTGTGAACTTGTGCCAAATGCTATTAACCTCGAACGAATTCTTGTACATCGACTGA
- a CDS encoding phytanoyl-CoA dioxygenase family protein produces the protein MSDATRKFKMIPDQEELDQMERDLSFYPSKVTSPKILSNEQVEHFNREGYVRPIPIFDDAEIKDIRSYFDELLNRVIAEGGDSYSISSAHLKYGRVYDLLKHPKIVACVTDILGENVVGWGSHFFCKMPHDGKAVAWHQDASYWPLSPSKALTVWLAIDDADIENACMKFVSGSHHVGHLTYRPSDSGEHNVLNQTVEDPEQYGAVAYDELKAGQISLHSDLLLHGSEANNSDRRRCGLTLRYAACDVHAAMNWNEKGVLVNGQDASGHWANRERPQND, from the coding sequence ATGTCTGACGCAACTCGTAAATTCAAAATGATCCCCGATCAGGAAGAACTGGACCAGATGGAACGGGACCTTTCCTTCTATCCCAGCAAAGTGACATCGCCAAAAATCCTCTCTAACGAGCAAGTCGAACACTTCAACCGCGAGGGCTATGTCCGACCGATTCCGATTTTCGATGATGCTGAAATCAAGGACATTCGCAGCTATTTCGACGAACTACTGAATCGGGTCATTGCCGAAGGGGGAGACAGCTATTCAATCAGTTCGGCTCATCTGAAGTATGGGCGAGTTTATGACCTGCTCAAGCATCCGAAAATTGTCGCCTGCGTCACCGACATTCTCGGAGAAAATGTTGTGGGGTGGGGCTCACATTTCTTTTGCAAAATGCCGCACGACGGCAAAGCTGTCGCTTGGCACCAAGATGCGAGTTACTGGCCTCTCTCCCCTTCGAAAGCACTCACCGTCTGGCTGGCGATTGATGATGCCGACATTGAAAACGCCTGCATGAAGTTCGTTTCGGGAAGCCACCACGTCGGGCATCTAACGTATCGCCCCAGCGATTCGGGCGAACATAATGTTTTGAACCAGACTGTTGAAGATCCTGAGCAATATGGGGCTGTCGCTTACGATGAGCTTAAAGCGGGGCAGATTTCATTGCATTCGGACCTTTTACTTCACGGATCAGAAGCCAACAATAGCGACCGTCGCCGTTGTGGATTGACGCTTCGATATGCAGCCTGCGATGTCCACGCTGCCATGAACTGGAACGAAAAGGGTGTTCTTGTGAATGGCCAAGATGCTAGCGGACATTGGGCGAATCGTGAACGTCCGCAAAATGATTAA
- a CDS encoding DUF1553 domain-containing protein, whose product MPSRLTPLSSYRIAVIVFFSLSFQLLGSLAKCHAEDEGISASEAGLDFFEKKIRPVLVEHCYECHSADSKIVRGGLLVDSAEAFRKGGDSGESVVPGKPGEGTLLDALKHETFEMPPKQKLPEQVISDFETWIAMGAPDPRKATLKTAAKKMGMDLETGRQFWSFKPLQKVALPKVQFTDWPQSKIDQFILAKQEEQGLRPGADAGDLTLLRRLYFDLTGLPPSVEQVQAFQSNQSDARWAEVIDELLASKNFGEHWGRYWLDLARYSESTGGGRSLLYRESWRYRNYVIDSFNGDKPYDTFILEQIAGDLLEAEEYKQRQQQIVATAFLALGPHNYENQDKEQLRMDIVDEQIDTTGRVFLGMTIGCARCHDHKFDPIPTSDYYALAGIFRSTNSLVDGNVSRWVSTPLPQSQEQTDFIRAHESNLAETNQALRKLQARMTQLKVGLPAILVDTDQATLVGEWTESQSVKGYVGENYRHSSDLTSSATYDIPVQPGLYEVQLSYTPASNRTRKAKVTVQHAEGEKEFLINQQLTPSEDGTFHSLGEFEVQELLTVQVRPTEMSPTIIDAVRLISKSDLNGELAEKLQKELAEANVELTALQAKLKKLEANAPEKPPLAVSVEEMEKAEDYFVCIRGNVHNLGEPVKRGFLSVIQSSETAPLPADASGRLEFANWIASPENPLTARVFVNRVWHSLFGVGLVRTVDNFGVPGETPSHPELLDFLANEFIENGWSMKKLIRQIVLTRTYQLDSTLSSVSGQDPENRYLTHQNRKRLRAESIHDSLLSMSGELDPTPAGNSMRPGTRSEYGYKFDFGKRAVYLPVFRNRLPDLFTVFDFPDPNLSQGRRTSSTVSPQSLFLMNSEFVHIRSEETAKRVLAIEGDVPQRIEWLILTTLNRYPTSDEQRLFGDFLGEDPESLEAWSQVCQVLFGSLDFRFVD is encoded by the coding sequence ATGCCTTCACGACTCACCCCGCTATCCTCTTATCGAATCGCAGTTATTGTTTTCTTCTCCCTTTCTTTCCAACTGCTTGGCTCACTTGCAAAGTGCCATGCAGAGGATGAAGGAATTTCCGCATCGGAGGCCGGTCTCGATTTCTTTGAAAAGAAGATTCGGCCTGTGTTGGTTGAGCATTGCTACGAGTGCCATTCTGCAGATTCGAAAATTGTTCGAGGTGGATTGCTTGTTGACAGTGCTGAGGCCTTTCGGAAGGGGGGCGACAGCGGAGAATCAGTCGTTCCCGGAAAACCAGGCGAAGGGACGCTTCTCGATGCGCTGAAGCATGAAACTTTTGAGATGCCGCCAAAGCAGAAACTCCCCGAGCAGGTGATCAGCGACTTTGAAACTTGGATCGCCATGGGAGCTCCCGATCCAAGAAAGGCGACATTGAAGACGGCAGCCAAGAAAATGGGAATGGATCTGGAAACGGGCCGCCAGTTTTGGAGTTTTAAACCGCTCCAGAAAGTCGCTCTGCCGAAAGTTCAGTTCACTGATTGGCCGCAATCAAAAATTGATCAGTTCATTCTCGCGAAACAGGAAGAGCAGGGGCTTCGACCCGGAGCCGATGCAGGTGACCTCACGCTTCTTCGTCGTTTGTATTTTGATTTGACAGGACTTCCTCCAAGTGTCGAACAGGTTCAGGCATTTCAGTCGAACCAAAGTGACGCACGGTGGGCTGAGGTGATTGATGAATTGTTGGCTTCGAAGAATTTCGGAGAGCATTGGGGACGGTATTGGCTGGACCTTGCTCGATATTCGGAATCGACCGGCGGGGGGAGATCTCTGCTCTACCGAGAGTCGTGGCGTTATCGCAACTATGTCATCGACAGCTTCAATGGCGACAAGCCTTACGACACATTCATTCTGGAACAGATCGCCGGAGACCTTCTGGAAGCAGAAGAATACAAGCAACGGCAGCAGCAGATCGTAGCAACGGCTTTTCTTGCTCTGGGGCCTCATAACTACGAGAACCAGGACAAGGAGCAGTTGCGAATGGATATCGTGGATGAGCAAATCGACACGACCGGACGCGTCTTTTTAGGGATGACGATTGGGTGTGCCCGCTGCCACGATCACAAATTCGATCCCATCCCCACGAGCGACTATTACGCATTGGCGGGGATTTTCAGAAGTACAAATTCTTTGGTTGATGGAAACGTTTCAAGGTGGGTCTCAACTCCACTTCCTCAGTCGCAAGAGCAAACGGATTTCATTCGAGCGCATGAATCGAATCTTGCGGAGACAAATCAGGCTCTTCGAAAACTCCAGGCTCGCATGACTCAGTTGAAAGTCGGCTTGCCTGCGATCCTCGTCGATACGGACCAGGCGACGCTGGTTGGAGAATGGACGGAAAGCCAATCAGTCAAAGGATACGTTGGTGAGAACTATCGACATTCCTCAGATCTGACCTCAAGTGCGACCTATGATATCCCGGTTCAGCCGGGACTGTATGAAGTTCAGCTCAGCTACACCCCTGCATCGAACCGAACTCGAAAAGCAAAAGTGACGGTTCAACATGCAGAAGGCGAAAAAGAGTTCTTGATTAACCAACAGCTGACCCCCAGTGAGGATGGAACCTTTCATTCACTCGGGGAGTTTGAAGTGCAAGAGTTGCTCACCGTGCAGGTTCGCCCGACAGAGATGTCTCCCACGATTATTGATGCCGTCCGTTTGATTTCGAAATCCGATCTCAACGGTGAGTTGGCTGAGAAGCTTCAAAAGGAGTTAGCCGAAGCAAACGTCGAGCTCACTGCACTACAGGCGAAACTGAAAAAACTGGAGGCCAACGCTCCTGAGAAGCCGCCATTGGCAGTCTCTGTGGAGGAAATGGAAAAGGCAGAAGACTACTTTGTGTGCATCCGCGGCAACGTCCATAATTTGGGGGAACCGGTTAAGCGTGGTTTTTTGTCTGTGATTCAGAGTTCCGAAACGGCTCCCTTACCTGCCGATGCAAGTGGTCGTCTGGAATTCGCCAACTGGATTGCAAGCCCAGAGAATCCACTCACCGCCAGAGTTTTCGTAAATCGTGTCTGGCATTCCCTTTTCGGAGTTGGACTGGTTCGAACCGTTGATAACTTTGGTGTGCCGGGCGAAACGCCATCTCATCCGGAGTTGCTTGATTTTCTGGCGAATGAATTCATTGAAAATGGTTGGTCCATGAAGAAATTGATTCGCCAGATTGTGCTCACCCGGACCTATCAACTCGACAGCACATTGTCCTCAGTTTCAGGTCAGGACCCGGAGAATCGCTACCTCACCCACCAGAATCGAAAACGCCTGAGAGCAGAATCGATTCATGACTCTCTTCTTTCTATGAGTGGTGAACTGGACCCAACCCCAGCTGGCAATTCAATGCGTCCGGGAACCAGAAGTGAGTATGGATACAAATTCGATTTTGGAAAACGAGCAGTGTACTTGCCTGTGTTTCGCAATCGACTCCCAGACCTGTTTACCGTCTTCGATTTTCCAGACCCGAACCTGTCTCAAGGCCGCCGGACCTCCAGTACAGTCTCACCACAGTCGCTCTTCTTAATGAACAGCGAATTTGT